A genome region from Sulfitobacter sp. W027 includes the following:
- a CDS encoding TRAP transporter permease — translation MQLSIFLEKMPLITRIARLILVGMAVWHLYVAFVGPPNPYIMRGVHVALALLLIFLTVDRKGLRNDVPSWYDVVIGLIAASAALYPSFNLNYITQRFLYVDPLMPMDIVVGITLVVLLLEATRRMLGPMLPITALLFLGYGLAFTSTLPSVILEQLFMTPEGIFGIPIAVSATYMVLFILFGSLVERMGVGQLFMDFAVALTGRQVGGPAKVACVTSGLFGSVSGSAVANVMTTGTFSIPLMKRMGFKPAFAGAVEAVASTGGQIMPPVMGAAAFVMAEYLGVGYLTVAKYALAPAILFYVALFAAVHFEAKRKGIGSVPKEDQVPLKTVLLERGHLFLPLAIIVGVLMMGYSAPYAALCGIISVVPVAALRKTTRHYVTVDNILDALEGGARNVLAIAAACACAGIVVGVIDITGLGLTFSNFVIEAAQDTLVIALFLSMIAGIILGMGMPTTPAYIVQVALLVPALVKLGVQVEAAHLFVFYFAILSAITPPVAMAVYAANTLSHAKIVEASWAAVKLGATGFIVPFMFVYEPAILLQGSVTQITLVLLQATTGVILLAAALQRYYFGRLSNVLSVVLFGASLLLIYPDLRLTASGLVIAGVILAFQKARNPSPKSQPATHT, via the coding sequence ATGCAACTGTCGATCTTTCTGGAAAAGATGCCCCTGATTACCCGTATAGCAAGGCTGATCCTGGTCGGCATGGCTGTGTGGCATCTCTACGTCGCCTTCGTCGGCCCGCCCAACCCCTATATCATGCGCGGCGTACACGTCGCTCTGGCGCTTTTGCTGATTTTCCTGACCGTCGACCGCAAAGGTCTGCGCAACGATGTGCCCAGTTGGTATGATGTGGTGATCGGTCTGATCGCGGCGAGCGCTGCACTCTACCCGTCCTTTAACCTTAACTACATCACGCAGCGGTTCCTCTATGTCGATCCGCTGATGCCAATGGACATCGTAGTGGGGATCACCCTTGTGGTTCTGCTGCTTGAGGCAACCAGGCGGATGCTTGGGCCAATGCTGCCGATCACCGCGCTTCTGTTTCTAGGCTACGGTCTGGCCTTCACCTCGACCCTGCCCTCGGTGATCCTAGAGCAGCTGTTCATGACCCCCGAAGGCATTTTCGGCATCCCGATTGCGGTTTCAGCGACTTATATGGTGCTGTTCATCCTCTTCGGCTCATTGGTTGAGCGGATGGGCGTGGGCCAACTCTTCATGGATTTCGCCGTAGCACTTACCGGGCGTCAGGTAGGCGGCCCGGCCAAAGTGGCCTGTGTAACCTCCGGCCTCTTCGGCTCCGTTTCCGGCTCTGCCGTAGCCAATGTGATGACGACCGGCACCTTTTCTATCCCGCTGATGAAGCGCATGGGGTTCAAACCCGCCTTCGCGGGCGCGGTAGAGGCCGTTGCCTCGACAGGCGGTCAGATCATGCCTCCCGTTATGGGGGCTGCAGCCTTTGTCATGGCGGAATATCTCGGCGTAGGCTACCTGACCGTCGCGAAATATGCGCTGGCCCCAGCGATCCTGTTCTATGTCGCGCTTTTCGCAGCCGTCCATTTCGAGGCCAAGCGCAAGGGCATCGGCTCGGTCCCGAAAGAGGATCAGGTGCCGCTGAAAACCGTGCTTCTTGAGCGTGGCCACCTGTTCTTGCCGCTGGCGATCATCGTGGGCGTGCTGATGATGGGCTACTCGGCCCCCTATGCGGCGCTTTGCGGGATCATCTCGGTCGTGCCGGTCGCGGCGCTGCGCAAGACGACGCGGCATTACGTGACCGTGGACAACATCCTTGACGCGCTTGAGGGTGGCGCGCGCAACGTGCTGGCAATTGCGGCCGCATGTGCCTGTGCGGGCATCGTGGTTGGCGTGATCGACATCACCGGCCTTGGCCTCACCTTCTCGAACTTTGTGATCGAAGCGGCCCAAGATACGCTGGTCATCGCACTGTTCCTGTCGATGATCGCGGGCATCATCCTTGGCATGGGGATGCCGACAACACCCGCCTATATCGTGCAGGTCGCTCTGCTGGTGCCGGCGCTGGTGAAACTGGGCGTTCAGGTCGAAGCGGCGCATCTCTTCGTGTTCTACTTCGCGATCCTTTCGGCCATTACTCCTCCCGTCGCCATGGCGGTCTATGCGGCCAACACCCTGTCGCATGCCAAGATTGTCGAGGCGAGCTGGGCTGCGGTGAAACTGGGTGCCACCGGCTTTATCGTGCCCTTCATGTTCGTCTATGAACCGGCGATCTTGCTGCAAGGCTCGGTCACACAGATCACGCTCGTCCTGTTGCAGGCCACCACCGGGGTTATTCTGCTGGCCGCCGCCTTGCAGCGCTACTACTTTGGCAGACTGTCCAATGTCCTGTCGGTCGTGCTTTTCGGTGCGTCGCTGCTGCTGATCTATCCTGATCTGCGGCTCACTGCCTCGGGGCTGGTCATTGCGGGTGTTATTTTGGCCTTCCAAAAGGCCCGGAACCCCAGCCCGAAGAGCCAACCGGCGACCCATACTTAA
- a CDS encoding thiamine pyrophosphate-binding protein, which yields MLQKTSLKARTGGQVLVDQLLIHGADTAYCVPGESYLEVLDALHDVQDRFTLINARHEAGAANMAETYGKLTGKPGICMVTRGPGACHAAIGVHIAQQDSTPMILLVGQIARDTTDREAFQEVDYRAMFGPIAKWATQIDDPARVPEYMARAFRVATSGRPGPVVISLPEDMLTEVVSVADARPYTATHAGLSPDDLNMLKTEIAQAERPLLLLGGSGWSDESAAAITRFAEANKIPVTTSFRRQDIVNNLSPVYAGDFGTSTAPSLYAHQRDADLLVVIGARLGEMTTKTYTTMQSPNPDTRLVHLYPDADEIGRVYSPDLGVAAAPVSVAAALDGVDLGRADAWGAWCEKLHADYLTDTEAPNGGEWDLDMGVALAQLRDELPDDVVVTLDAGNHTGWAQRFLRFGRPGRIVGSTCGAMGYSVPAAVAASIAEPERLTLSFVGDGGFMMSGNELATAAQYGGRPIVLLFNNGIYGTIRMHQERDHPERISGTTLQNQDFVKMAEGLGAHAERVTKTEDFAAAFTRARESGRPALIELVTDPEQISTRTTISKLRAAAQKKVDADQR from the coding sequence ATGCTGCAAAAAACTTCCCTTAAGGCGCGGACCGGCGGACAGGTCCTTGTGGATCAACTGCTGATCCACGGTGCCGACACCGCCTATTGCGTGCCCGGCGAAAGCTACCTTGAGGTGCTGGATGCGCTGCATGACGTGCAGGACCGTTTCACCCTCATCAACGCGCGGCACGAAGCCGGGGCCGCCAATATGGCCGAGACCTATGGCAAGCTTACGGGCAAGCCCGGCATCTGCATGGTCACCCGTGGCCCCGGGGCCTGCCACGCGGCGATCGGCGTGCATATCGCGCAACAAGACAGCACGCCGATGATCCTGCTCGTGGGCCAGATCGCCCGCGACACGACCGACCGCGAAGCCTTTCAGGAAGTCGACTACCGCGCCATGTTCGGCCCCATTGCCAAATGGGCCACCCAGATCGACGACCCGGCGCGGGTGCCGGAATATATGGCCCGCGCGTTCCGCGTAGCGACCTCGGGCCGCCCCGGCCCGGTGGTGATCTCCCTGCCCGAGGACATGCTGACCGAGGTGGTTTCCGTGGCCGATGCGCGACCCTATACGGCGACCCATGCTGGGCTGTCGCCTGACGATCTCAACATGCTCAAGACCGAGATCGCGCAGGCCGAACGGCCCCTGCTGCTGCTCGGCGGCTCTGGCTGGTCGGATGAAAGTGCCGCGGCCATCACCCGCTTTGCCGAGGCCAACAAGATCCCCGTCACCACGTCCTTTCGGCGGCAAGACATCGTGAACAACCTCTCGCCTGTCTATGCAGGCGATTTCGGCACCTCTACCGCGCCCAGCCTCTACGCCCATCAACGCGACGCGGATCTGCTCGTGGTGATTGGCGCACGATTGGGGGAGATGACGACCAAGACCTACACCACCATGCAATCGCCCAACCCCGACACCCGGCTGGTGCATCTTTATCCCGACGCGGATGAGATTGGGCGGGTCTATTCGCCAGATCTGGGCGTTGCCGCAGCGCCCGTTTCAGTCGCTGCCGCCTTGGACGGTGTCGATCTGGGCCGAGCAGACGCATGGGGCGCATGGTGCGAGAAACTCCACGCCGATTATCTGACGGACACCGAAGCGCCCAATGGCGGGGAATGGGACCTCGATATGGGGGTCGCACTTGCGCAGCTGCGCGATGAGCTGCCCGACGATGTGGTGGTCACGCTCGACGCGGGCAACCACACCGGCTGGGCGCAGCGTTTCCTGCGCTTTGGGCGTCCGGGGCGGATTGTCGGCTCGACCTGTGGTGCGATGGGCTATTCCGTGCCCGCCGCCGTCGCGGCGTCCATTGCAGAACCCGAACGGCTGACGCTGTCCTTTGTCGGTGATGGCGGCTTTATGATGAGCGGCAATGAACTGGCCACCGCCGCCCAATATGGCGGACGGCCCATCGTGCTGCTGTTCAACAACGGCATCTATGGCACGATCCGCATGCACCAAGAACGCGATCACCCCGAGCGTATTTCGGGCACCACCTTGCAGAACCAAGATTTCGTCAAAATGGCCGAGGGGCTGGGCGCCCATGCCGAACGGGTGACCAAGACCGAGGATTTCGCCGCCGCCTTCACCCGCGCCCGTGAGAGTGGCCGCCCGGCGCTGATCGAACTGGTGACCGACCCCGAGCAGATCTCGACCCGCACCACGATCAGCAAGCTGCGCGCCGCGGCCCAGAAAAAAGTCGACGCCGACCAGCGCTAA
- a CDS encoding FAD-binding oxidoreductase: MTTLTAPRRAPETDGQDHSALLNDLRQAIGASHVMTDANDFALRLIEDRGLRRGTALALIRPGSTEEVAACMRLCHAAKVPITPQGGNTGLAGGGVPDGGIILTTDRLNRIRGVDPTNATMTVEAGCILANIQAAADKVDALFPLSLASEGSCQIGGNLSTNAGGTAVLRYGNTRDLVLGIEAVLPDGRVLNDLGGLRKNNTGFDLKHLFIGAEGTLGIITAAVIKLLPKPTARATALVACTGPDPALALYARMRGQTADTLSTFEYIDRLGLQMVIDHAPGCSDPMAEAHPAYCLIELTGNGAQTDLDARLQTALEAAFETEEIIDAVIGASEAQKDALWALRENLSEAQKPEGASIKHDVSVPVSRVADFIREATQACMDYMPGLRPCPFGHFGDGNLHFNLSRPVNMADGAFLAEYGAFNRIVHDIVHEMGGSFSAEHGIGTFKRAELRRYKDPVALELMEQIKAALDPGYLMNPGKVL; encoded by the coding sequence ATGACCACTCTGACAGCGCCGCGCCGCGCGCCCGAAACGGACGGGCAAGACCATAGCGCCCTGCTCAATGATCTGCGCCAAGCCATCGGTGCCAGCCATGTCATGACCGACGCCAATGACTTCGCCCTCCGGCTGATCGAAGATCGCGGGCTGCGGCGTGGCACCGCGCTGGCGCTGATCCGCCCCGGCTCGACCGAAGAGGTCGCCGCCTGCATGCGTCTCTGCCACGCGGCAAAGGTGCCGATTACGCCGCAGGGCGGCAACACCGGCCTTGCGGGGGGCGGCGTGCCGGACGGGGGCATCATCCTCACGACCGACCGGCTGAACCGGATCCGCGGGGTCGATCCGACCAATGCCACCATGACAGTCGAAGCGGGCTGCATCCTTGCCAATATCCAAGCGGCGGCGGATAAGGTCGACGCGCTCTTCCCGCTCTCGCTCGCCTCCGAAGGGTCTTGCCAGATCGGCGGCAACCTTTCGACCAACGCGGGCGGCACGGCGGTGCTGCGCTATGGCAATACCCGCGATTTGGTGCTGGGGATCGAAGCGGTGTTGCCTGATGGCCGAGTGTTGAATGACCTTGGTGGGCTGCGCAAAAACAATACGGGTTTCGACCTCAAACACCTCTTTATCGGTGCCGAAGGTACGCTTGGCATTATCACAGCAGCGGTGATCAAGCTCTTGCCCAAACCCACCGCCCGTGCCACCGCGCTGGTGGCCTGCACCGGCCCCGATCCGGCGCTCGCGCTCTATGCGCGCATGCGCGGCCAGACGGCGGACACGCTTTCAACATTCGAGTATATCGACCGGCTGGGCCTGCAAATGGTGATCGACCACGCGCCGGGCTGTAGCGATCCGATGGCCGAGGCGCATCCCGCCTACTGCCTGATCGAACTCACCGGCAATGGCGCGCAGACGGACCTTGATGCCCGTCTGCAAACCGCATTGGAAGCGGCGTTCGAGACGGAAGAAATCATCGACGCCGTGATCGGCGCATCGGAGGCCCAGAAAGACGCGCTTTGGGCGCTGCGGGAGAACCTGTCAGAGGCGCAAAAGCCCGAAGGTGCGTCGATCAAACATGACGTCTCGGTCCCTGTGTCACGCGTGGCGGATTTCATCCGCGAGGCGACCCAAGCCTGTATGGACTACATGCCCGGGCTGCGCCCCTGCCCCTTTGGCCATTTCGGCGACGGGAACTTGCATTTCAATTTGTCGCGTCCGGTGAATATGGCGGATGGGGCGTTCCTTGCCGAATACGGTGCCTTCAACCGCATCGTGCATGACATCGTACATGAAATGGGCGGGTCATTCTCGGCGGAACATGGAATCGGCACCTTCAAACGCGCTGAGCTGCGCCGGTATAAAGATCCGGTCGCGCTGGAGTTGATGGAACAGATCAAAGCTGCCCTCGACCCGGGTTATTTGATGAACCCGGGCAAGGTGCTTTGA
- a CDS encoding SDR family oxidoreductase, which translates to MDQKIALITGAGSGVGLACAQRLAKDGFTLVLTGRQQDKIDAACAGLDGQGHLAVAADVGVEAEVDALFERVETTFGRLDLLFNNAGRNGTAVEVDALSVAEWNDIVATNLTGSFLCARAAFALMKRQNPKGGRIINNGSISAHVPRPLSVPYTATKHAITGLTRALSLDGRAHNIACGQIDIGNAASEMTERMKEGILQPNGSHMSEPRMDVNDVAETLSYMAKLSLDSNAMFVTVMATKMPFVGRG; encoded by the coding sequence ATGGACCAAAAGATTGCTCTGATCACCGGGGCTGGTAGCGGCGTCGGCCTCGCCTGCGCGCAGCGGTTGGCGAAAGACGGTTTCACTCTCGTTCTCACCGGGCGGCAGCAGGATAAAATCGATGCCGCCTGCGCGGGGCTTGATGGGCAGGGGCATCTTGCCGTGGCTGCAGACGTGGGAGTTGAAGCGGAAGTCGACGCGCTTTTCGAGCGGGTGGAGACGACCTTTGGGCGGCTGGATCTGCTGTTCAACAATGCCGGGCGCAATGGTACGGCGGTTGAGGTAGACGCGCTCAGCGTGGCGGAGTGGAACGACATCGTCGCGACCAATCTGACCGGCTCTTTCCTCTGCGCCCGCGCGGCCTTCGCCTTGATGAAACGCCAAAACCCGAAAGGCGGGCGGATCATCAACAACGGCTCGATCAGCGCTCATGTGCCGCGCCCCCTCTCGGTGCCCTATACGGCTACGAAACACGCGATCACCGGCTTGACCCGCGCGCTGTCGCTCGACGGGCGCGCGCATAACATCGCCTGCGGACAGATCGACATCGGCAATGCGGCGAGCGAGATGACCGAGCGGATGAAAGAAGGCATTCTGCAGCCCAACGGCAGCCATATGTCCGAGCCGCGCATGGACGTGAACGACGTGGCCGAAACGCTGTCTTACATGGCGAAGCTGTCGCTCGACTCCAACGCCATGTTCGTCACCGTGATGGCCACCAAGATGCCGTTTGTAGGGCGCGGCTAA
- a CDS encoding TetR/AcrR family transcriptional regulator, which translates to MTEAKKSDQTRHRILDSGRSLVLRHGFSGVGLSRILSESGVPKGSFYYYFASKEAFGTAMLADYVEAYLARVDALIAAPGTAGDKLDSFWDAWLSQSSAPGIASACLVVKLGSEVADLSETMRETLDQGVDALVARIAQLLRQGAEDGTVRMLEHPETTARMLYAKWLGAAVLAKLARSDAPLRMARAETSAQLSPIGGQFPT; encoded by the coding sequence ATGACAGAGGCAAAGAAATCAGATCAGACGCGGCACCGCATCTTGGACAGCGGACGTAGCCTCGTGCTGCGGCATGGGTTCTCTGGCGTTGGCCTGTCGCGCATTCTGAGCGAAAGCGGCGTGCCCAAAGGCTCGTTCTACTATTACTTCGCGTCGAAAGAGGCTTTCGGCACCGCGATGTTGGCCGACTACGTCGAGGCCTATCTCGCCCGCGTCGATGCGTTGATCGCGGCCCCGGGAACGGCGGGCGACAAGCTCGACAGTTTCTGGGATGCATGGCTCAGCCAATCCAGCGCCCCGGGGATCGCCAGCGCTTGTTTGGTGGTGAAACTCGGATCCGAAGTCGCCGATCTGTCGGAGACGATGCGCGAAACGCTGGATCAGGGTGTCGATGCTTTGGTCGCCCGGATTGCCCAATTGCTGCGCCAAGGCGCAGAGGATGGGACCGTTCGGATGCTCGAACACCCCGAAACCACCGCCCGCATGCTCTACGCCAAATGGCTCGGTGCTGCAGTGCTGGCCAAATTGGCGCGCAGCGATGCGCCCCTGCGCATGGCCCGCGCTGAAACCTCTGCTCAACTCTCCCCCATCGGGGGCCAATTCCCAACCTGA
- a CDS encoding zinc-binding dehydrogenase encodes MFAAIHDTFGEPAEVLTTRETDKPAPAAGEALLRMVLSPIHNHDLWTVRGNYGYKPDLPGAIGGSEALGIVEAVGEGVDEALIGKRVTAAGFHGAWAEYFTAPAAGLLPLPEAISDEAGAQLIAMPFSALSLLETLKVREGEWLIQTAANGAVGKIMVGLAKARGINLLNLVRREGAAEEMRDTGAEHVLSTEDADWQSKAREVIGKEGAVSAIDSVGGELGGQLVELLGKDGELIVFGTATGQPLTLSSGELIMKHITVKGFWGSRVSSEMAPETRGRLIGELVQLAAKGQLPLDTGGIYPLAEVTEAMKAALTTGRGGKVMLRP; translated from the coding sequence ATGTTCGCTGCCATCCACGACACATTCGGCGAGCCCGCCGAGGTTCTGACCACCCGCGAAACCGACAAGCCCGCGCCAGCCGCAGGCGAAGCGCTGCTGCGCATGGTGCTCTCGCCCATCCACAACCACGACCTTTGGACCGTACGCGGCAATTATGGCTACAAGCCCGACCTGCCCGGTGCCATCGGCGGCTCCGAAGCGCTTGGTATCGTCGAGGCCGTGGGCGAAGGCGTTGACGAAGCGCTGATCGGCAAGCGGGTCACGGCGGCCGGGTTCCACGGCGCATGGGCCGAGTATTTCACCGCCCCCGCCGCGGGCCTGCTGCCCCTGCCCGAAGCAATCTCGGACGAGGCCGGTGCACAATTGATCGCCATGCCGTTCAGCGCCCTGTCCCTGTTGGAGACCCTGAAGGTCCGCGAAGGCGAATGGCTGATCCAGACCGCTGCTAATGGCGCGGTGGGCAAGATTATGGTTGGTCTGGCCAAAGCGCGCGGTATCAACCTGCTGAACCTCGTGCGCCGCGAAGGGGCCGCCGAAGAGATGCGCGACACTGGCGCGGAACACGTTCTCTCTACCGAGGATGCGGATTGGCAGAGCAAAGCGCGTGAGGTGATCGGCAAAGAAGGCGCGGTTTCGGCCATCGACTCGGTCGGCGGCGAGTTAGGCGGTCAATTGGTCGAGCTTCTGGGTAAGGATGGCGAGTTGATCGTCTTCGGCACGGCGACGGGCCAGCCGCTCACCCTATCCTCGGGCGAATTGATTATGAAGCATATCACCGTCAAAGGCTTTTGGGGCTCGCGTGTCAGCAGCGAAATGGCACCTGAGACACGGGGTCGGCTGATCGGTGAGTTGGTGCAACTTGCGGCCAAGGGTCAGCTGCCCCTCGACACTGGCGGCATCTACCCGCTTGCCGAGGTGACCGAGGCGATGAAGGCTGCGCTGACCACCGGGCGCGGCGGCAAGGTCATGCTGCGCCCGTGA